A single region of the Leptodactylus fuscus isolate aLepFus1 chromosome 5, aLepFus1.hap2, whole genome shotgun sequence genome encodes:
- the SHFL gene encoding shiftless antiviral inhibitor of ribosomal frameshifting protein: MQGNSAEELELEKSVRRLREKFHGNVPIETAVLLMRRFANNHEQVCKRIILCKDELNDMDQDDRNILKKDKVAMNVINKMKKDGDVPKGDLSSDKEIKDLAAKLKCLPLTEKNLRMFNNASENRIPSSDRQFACKDCDKMWWRRVPQRKEVSRCHSCRKKYDPVPYDKMWGIAEFHCHSCNRTFKGFAQMAVSCPCYLCGSPVLPSRILPPRRNSGPRTRNPHSCFAENCYNRREPYIPGLLCVHPRSRTKQNSPKVLYPSTLHVSTGSTVATCLSQGSLTQCDVDDLILDDIRESDEDENDSNDS, encoded by the exons CTGGAGAAGAGCGTCCGCCGCCTTCGAGAGAAGTTTCATGGCAATGTCCCGATAGAGACGGCTGTGTTGCTGATGAGAAGATTTGCGAACAACCATGAACAAGTGTGCAAGAGGATCATTCTGTGCAAGGATGAGCTCAATG ACATGGACCAAGATGACAGAAACATTCTAAAAAAAGACAAAGTTGCAATG AACGTGATCAATAAAATGAAGAAGGACGGTGACGTGCCAAAG GGGGATTTGAGCTCCGACAAGGAAATAAAG GATCTGGCTGCGAAGTTGAAGTGTTTGCCTCTGACGGAAAAAAACTTGAGGATGTTTAACAACGCCTCTGAAAACCGAATTCCTTCCAGTGACAGGCAGTTTGCGTGCAAAGATTGTGACAAGATGTGGTGGAGGCGAGTTCCTCAGAGGAAAGAG gtGTCGAGATGTCACAGCTGTCGTAAAAAATATGACCCTGTTCCATATGACAAGATGTGGGGGATTGCGGAGTTCCACTGCCATAGCTGCAATCGCACATTCAA GGGATTTGCACAGATGGCGGTCTCTTGCCCATGTTACTTGTGTGGCAGTCCAGTCTTACCTAGTCGAATCCTCCCTCCCCGGCGAAATAGTGGCCCACGAACCCGAAACCCTCACAGCTGCTTCGCAGAAAATTGTTACAACCGGAGAG AGCCTTACATCCCCGGCCTACTGTGCGTCCATCCCAGGAGCAGGACCAAACAGAACTCTCCCAAAGTCTTGTACCCGAGCACATTGCACGTGAGCACAGGGTCCACCGTGGCCACATGTCTCAGCCAGGGCAGCCTGACGCAGTGCGATGTCGATGATCTCATTCTGGACGACATACGAGAGTCTGACGAAGACGAAAACGACAGCAACGACAGCTAG
- the ANGPTL6 gene encoding angiopoietin-related protein 6, translating into MAFYSVIWMTLLPSLCQPQLTSEYVNLNNGGGQGKCTYTFVVPHQKITGAVCVSTAKFPEAFGVNRSEVEELKQELSRQQHEIEKIKRLVDVDHEVANEMDHLRRDSRNMGSRLSHLHVQFLHEVLQKRNDSKDVFQGEDKAINTTSEVLTLASKYRDLQEKYNFLTSLINNQSLIIARLEEQCLQTFGRRQADQAPSYSQPTSGVVGNSSEGKKKQNRDTHMEQIEVTADRKEILPTQATKTTSKVPDSNTESSQSQGPWADCYEAFLAGHKSSGIYLLKPHNSNQIMQAWCDQENNEGGWTVIQRRQDGSTNFFKTWHNYKHGFGNFDNEYWLGLENIYWLTTQGSYKLLILMDDWQGRQVSAEYDQFKVEPESDFYRLRLGQYSGTAGDSLSWHNDKQFSTLDKDRDSYAGNCAHFQKGGWWYNMCAHSNLNGVWYRGGHYRSRYQDGVYWAEFRGGAYSLKKVSMLIKPNKQ; encoded by the exons ATGGCCTTCTACTCCGTCATATGGATGACACTGCTGCCAAGCCTCTGCCAACCACAGCTAACAAGCGAATATGTTAACCTGAATAATGGAGGAGGCCAAGGTAAATGCACCTACACCTTTGTGGTGCCACATCAGAAAATCACCGGAGCTGTCTGTGTTAGCACCGCTAAGTTCCCCGAAGCTTTCGGAGTCAACAGAAGTGAAGTCGAAGAGTTAAAACAGGAACTTAGTCGTCAACAACACGAGATCGAGAAGATTAAAAGACTGGTAGATGTGGACCATGAGGTAGCCAATGAGATGGACCATCTCCGAAGAGACAGCAGGAATATGGGATCCCGTCTCAGTCACTTGCATGTGCAGTTCCTCCACGAAGTTCTTCAGAAAAGGAATGACTCAAAAGACGTATTTCAGGGAGAAGATAAAGCAATCAATACCACCTCTGAAGTCCTCACCTTGGCTTCTAAGTATCGAGATCTCCAGGAAAAGTATAACTTTCTAACGTCATTGATCAACAACCAGAGTCTTATCATTGCACGTTTAGAAGAGCAATGTCTACAAACCTTCGGTAGACGTCAAGCTGACCAG GCACCATCTTACTCACAGCCAACTAGTGGGGTTGTCGGCAACTCTTCAGAAGGGAAGAAGAAGCAAAATCGCGACACTCACATGGAGCAGATAGAAGTGACAGCAGACAGGAAGGAAATACTCCCAACACAAGCAACCAAGACAACCTCCAAAGTCCCGGATAGCAACACCGAGTCCTCCCAGTCTCAAG GACCATGGGCGGATTGCTACGAAGCCTTTTTAGCAGGTCACAAGTCTAGTGGGATTTATCTTCTAAAACCACATAACAGCAACCAAATCATGCAGGCTTGGTGTGACCAAGAGAACAATGAAGGCGGGTGGACGGTGATCCAAAGAAGACAGGATGGATCAACCAACTTCTTTAAAACTTGGCATAACTATAAA CATGGGTTTGGTAATTTTGACAACGAATATTGGTTGGGTCTGGAGAACATCTACTGGTTGACCACACAAGGTAGCTACAAACTTCTTATCCTCATGGACGACTGGCAAGGCAGACAAGTCAGTGCCGAGTATGACCAGTTTAAAGTGGAACCAGAGAGCGACTTCTACCGGTTACGACTAGGGCAGTACAGTGGTACGGCTGGAGACTCCCTCTCTTGGCACAATGATAAACAATTTAGCACCTTGGACAAAGATCGGGACTCCTATGCGG GTAACTGTGCCCATTTCCAGAAAGGTGGTTGGTGGTATAATATGTGTGCCCATTCCAATCTGAACGGGGTGTGGTACCGTGGTGGTCATTACCGAAGCCGCTACCAAGATGGCGTCTACTGGGCTGAATTCCGTGGTGGAGCTTACTCTTTGAAGAAGGTCTCAATGCTTATAAAACCCAACAAACAATGA